One window of the Triticum dicoccoides isolate Atlit2015 ecotype Zavitan chromosome 3B, WEW_v2.0, whole genome shotgun sequence genome contains the following:
- the LOC119279305 gene encoding uncharacterized protein LOC119279305, producing the protein MATPSPAAETGAGSDSSAGRAARKQLEEALGKLDISEEEATPLILDDRNDDGPKKWLVAGKVLHRNQLHIQTITNALRPAWGNPRGLQFRSTGVNVFVAEFESQRDRDRVWGGSPWHINKNAVILAEFDECMRPDEVKFDKLLVWARVVNLPYNLRDETWWNPIAKQMDKNASSVKFEHNGGYLRARISIDVAKPLRRWILIDSARRKKVDMYDIQYEQIPYFCFSCGRLGHSELYCPNPGSRGEKGELPFGPNLRAPEEFWKPASSGNTSRSGASKPATKNSSTNKDKVLGTPFCCFLQGVSCDLFNGLWHPTVVSIGPVLDNSLQCAPDARFSPQLFDLRRLKSLTFYACFPATNPTAIPAANWDRLAGTLETLEFRSNPGLAGAIPASLGRLASLQSLVLVDNNLTGAVPPELGGLAKLRRLVLSGNGLSGPVPATLGGLKGLLKMDLSNNRLDGRIPPELAGLESLTLLDLRNNSLTGGLPEFVLGMPALQDLLLSSNPLLGGTLMQRGWEKMASLATLDLSNVGLAGAIPESMAGMPRLRFLALDHNRLSGTVSAKLASLPSIGAMYLNGNNLTGALEFSPAFYERMGSRFASWDNPGLCAAETAGGAPTGVAVCKDAQDPPRVGVRDGMDGGGKKPEASSSLPASSSSSAMVAVLWWSVLVQGMAMAL; encoded by the exons ATGGCTACCCCCAGCCCTGCAGCGGAGACGGGGGCGGGGAGCGACTCATCTGCGGGTCGCGCCGCCCGGAAGCAATTGGAGGAGGCACTGGGTAAACTTGACATCTCAGAGGAAGAAGCGACTCCTCTGATACTAGATGATCGCAACGACGACGGGCCGAAGAAGTGGTTGGTGGCTGGCAAGGTACTGCATCGTAACCAACTCCACATCCAGACTATCACCAACGCTCTCCGGCCGGCGTGGGGCAATCCGCGAGGTCTTCAATTCAGATCTACGGGAGTCAATGTCTTCGTGGCGGAATTTGAGAGCCAGAGAGACAGAGATAGGGTTTGGGGTGGATCCCCATGGCACATCAACAAGAATGCCGTGATTTTGGCAGAGTTTGATGAGTGCATGAGACCCGATGAGGTGAAGTTTGACAAGCTATTGGTGTGGGCTAGGGTTGTGAACTTGCCATACAATCTTCGGGATGAAACCTGGTGGAATCCCATAGCCAAACAGATGGATAAGAATGCATCTTCGGTTAAATTTGAGCACAATGGTGGATACTTGAGAGCCAGGATTTCTATTGATGTTGCCAAGCCACTTAGGCGTTGGATTTTGATCGACTCGGCTAGGAGGAAAAAGGTGGATATGTATGACATTCAGTATGAACAGATACCCTACTTTTGTTTCTCCTGTGGAAGACTAGGGCATTCGGAGCTATATTGCCCTAATCCTGGTTCTAGAGGTGAGAAGGGCGAGCTGCCGTTTGGTCCCAACCTGAGGGCTCCAGAGGAGTTCTGGAAGCCAGCTAGTAGTGGTAACACATCACGGTCAGGTGCTAGCAAGCCGGCCACAAAGAATTCCAGCACTAACAAGGACAAAG TTCTTGGAACCCCATTCTGTTGTTTTCTGCAGGGGGTGTCATGTGATCTCTTCAATGGCCTGTGGCACCCAACAGTGGTCAGCATCGGTCCGGTGCTCGACAACTCGCTGCAGTGCGCCCCGGACGCCAGGTTCAGCCCCCAGCTCTTCGACCTCCGGCGCCTCAAGAGCCTCACCTTCTACGCCTGCTTCCCGGCGACCAACCCCACGGCGATCCCGGCCGCGAACTGGGACAGGCTCGCCGGCACCCTCGAGACGCTCGAGTTCCGCTCCAACCCGGGCCTGGCCGGCGCCATCCCGGCGTCCCTCGGCCGCCTGGCCAGCCTGCAGTCCCTGGTCCTCGTCGACAACAACCTCACGGGCGCCGTGCCGCCGGAGCTCGGCGGGCTGGCGAAGCTGCGGCGGCTCGTGCTGTCCGGGAACGGGCTGTCGGGCCCGGTGCCGGCGACGCTCG GTGGGCTCAAGGGGCTGCTCAAGATGGACCTCAGCAACAACCGCCTCGACGGCCGCatcccgccggagctcgccggcctCGAGAGCCTCACGCTGCTCGACCTCCGGAACAACAGCCTCACCGGCGGGCTGCCGGAGTTCGTGCTGGGGATGCCGGCGCTGCAGGACCTGCTGCTCTCCAGCAACCCGCTGCTGGGAGGCACCCTGATGCAGCGCGGCTGGGAGAAGATGGCGAGCCTGGCCACGCTGGACCTGTCCAACGTCGGCCTCGCCGGCGCCATCCCGGAGTCCATGGCGGGGATGCCCAGGCTACGGTTCCTCGCGCTGGACCACAACCGCCTCTCGGGCACCGTGTCGGCCAAGCTCGCCTCGCTGCCGAGCATCGGCGCGATGTACCTCAACGGCAACAACCTGACGGGGGCGCTGGAGTTCTCGCCGGCGTTCTACGAGAGGATGGGCAGCCGGTTCGCCTCCTGGGACAACCCCGGCCTGTGCGCCGCGGAGACGGCCGGGGGCGCGCCGACCGGCGTGGCCGTGTGCAAGGAcgcgcaggacccgcctcgcgtcgGCGTGAGGGACGGGATGGATGGgggcgggaagaagcccgaggcgaGCTCCAGCCTCCCGGCGTCCTCCTCTTCGTCTGCCATGGTCGCCGTGCTCTGGTGGTCGGTGCTGGTTCAGGGGATGGCGATGGCGTTGTAG